AACACAAATCGCTTCGATTAATGCTACCTATAAAGAAGTTGAAAAGAAAAAAGAAACGTTTAACACATTAACAGCTGACTACAACAAAGCCAAAGAAGATTTTTATAACAAAACAAAGTTAAAGGTGAAAAATAGTGAGGATAAATAAGAAGGCCTGTGAATTTTACAGGTCTTTTTTTTGCTGAAAAGGAATGTTTTCTGAAATGAAGAAAGGATTTCGACATGATTCAAGTAAAAATTGCAAAAGGTTATTGTTTTAAAAAATCGTTTATTTGTGGCAAGATAGGAGATATGCAGACGTAAAAAAAGAGAAGGTTATTATAAAACATATAATACAGTTTGTATCTGTGTAATAGTACAGCATGTCTTTTTTATGTGTTTTATTTCACAAACTAAAAAAGCGTAATTTCTTGATGTAAATGCATTGACGAACTGTTTTAGTGTATTGTAAACTAGTTAGCGTAGTAAGTGTTGTATTAATCATTTTTGCAAAATAATTAATACAGTTTAACGAAACGCTCGTTTCGCTTAAACTTTCCTTTTACGTAAATGTTTGCACAGAATTCGCTGGGGAATACATAGAAATGTTAAGGATTAGCGAATTCAAAAAGCTACTCGACAAAATATGACTTTTACTTGTCCATTTGGGACATTCTAAAAGCGTGTATGTTTGTTTGATTAGTAAAATGAATTTATACGGCTTAAATGAAAGGAAGAGGTGACTTAGATGGCTGCTAAAACTAAAAAGGCTATTATTGATGTATCAAAGCAACTTGATAAAATCGCTGAGCAGTACCAAACGTTCCAAATTCTTAATGAAGAGGGCGAAGTAGTAAATAAATCAGCGATGCCAGATTTATCTGACGAAAAATTAAAAGAGTTAATGACTCGCATGGTATACACTCGTATTCTTGATCAACGTTCAATTTCATTGAACCGTCAAGGTCGTTTAGGTTTCTATGCACCAACTGCTGGGCAAGAAGCTTCTCAAATCGCTTCACATTTCGCATTAGAAAAAGAAGATTTCATTTTACCTGGGTACCGTGATGTGCCTCAGTTAATTTGGCATGGTCTTCCATTATATCAAGCATTCTTATTCTCTCGTGGTCATTTCCACGGTAACCAAGCGCCAGAAGGTGTAGATGTACTTTCTCCACAAATCATCATCGGTGCACAAATCGTGCAAACTGCTGGTGTGGCACTAGGTCTTAAAAAGCGCGGTAAAAAAGCAGTAGCTATCACTTATACAGGTGACGGCGGAGCTTCACAAGGTGACTTCTACGAAGGTATGAACTTCGCAGGTGCATTCAAAGCTCCAGCAATCTTTGTTGTACAAAACAACCGCTTTGCAATTTCAACACCAGTTGAAAAGCAATCTGCAGCACGTACAATCGCTCAAAAAGCAGCGGCTGTTGGTATCCCAGGCGTTCAAGTAGACGGTATGGATGCACTAGCAGTATACGTTGCAGTAAGCGAAGCTCGTGAGCGTGCAGTAAACGGTGAAGGTCCAACTTTAGTTGAAACATTAACTTACCGTTATGGTCCACATACAATGGCTGGTGACGATCCAACTCGTTATCGTACAGCTGAGCTTGACACTGAGTGGGAAAAGAAAGATCCACTTGTTCGCTTCCGTAAATTCTTAGAAGCTAAAGGCATCTGGAATGAAGAAGAAGAAAACAAAGTAATCGAGCAAGCTAAAGAAGATATCAAACAAGCTATTAAGAAGGCTGACGATTATCCGAAGCAAAAAGTTACAGATTTAATGGAAATCATGTACGAAACTATGCCTTCAAACTTACAAGAGCAATATGAAATCTACAAAGAGAAGGAGTCGAAGTAAGCCATGGCGCAAATGACAATGATTCAAGCGATTACTGATGCGTTACGCACAGAAATGAAAAACGACGAAAACGTATTAGTTTTTGGTGAAGACGTTGGCGTAAACGGTGGAGTATTCCGTGCGACTGAAGGTCTTCAACAAGAGTTCGGCGAAGATCGCGTATTCGATACGCCATTAGCTGAATCTGGTATCGGTGGTCTTGCTGTGGGTCTATCGACTCAAGGTTTCCGTCCGGTTCCTGAAATTCAATTCTTTGGTTTCGTATACGAAGTACTTGATTCTGTATCAGGTCAAGCTGCACGTATGCGCTACCGTTCTGGCGGTCGCTGGAATGCACCAATCACATTCCGTTCACCATTCGGTGGAGGCGTTCATACACCAGAACTTCACGCTGATAGCTTAGAAGGTATCGTAGCATCTCAACCTGGTTTAAAAGTTGTAATTCCTTCAACTCCATACGATGCAAAAGGTCTTTTAATTTCATCAATCCGTGATAACGATCCGGTTGTATACTTAGAGCACATGAAGCTTTACCGTTCATTCCGTCAAGAAGTACCTGAAGAATCATACACAATTGATTTAGGTACTGCTGATGTGAAACGTGAAGGTACAGACGTAACGCTTATCGCTTACGGTGCAATGGTACACTCATCATTAAAAGCAGCTGAAGAACTAGAAAAAGAAGGTATCTCTGCTGAAGTAGTGGACTTACGTACAGTTCAACCTTTAGATATCGATACAATTCTTGCATCAGTTGAAAAAACTGGTCGCGTAGTAGTAGTTCAAGAAGCTCAAAAACAAGCTGGTATCGCAGCTAACGTTGTAGCTGAAATTAACGATCGTGCAATCCTAAGCTTAGAAGCACCAGTATTACGTGTAACAGCACCGGATACTGTGTTCCCATTCTCTCAAGCTGAGGGCGTATGGTTACCAGACCACAAAGATATCGTTGAAACAGCTAAAAAAGTACTTGAATTTTAATTAGCATTTTACTGTGACAGAAATCAGCTTTTTGCTGATTTCTGTCTTAGATAAAATAAACACTAACAAATTGAACGCAACTAACTAGGAGGGTGAAGACACGTGGCATTTGAATTTAAACTGCCGGATATCGGTGAAGGTATCCACGAAGGTGAAATTGTAAAATGGTTCGTAAAAGCTGGAGATGAAATTGATGAGGATGATGTACTAGCAGAAGTACAAAATGACAAAGCTGTTGTTGAAATCCCATCTCCTGTAAAAGGTAAAGTATTAGAAGTGAAAGTTGACGAAGGTACAGTAGCTACTGTAGGACAAGTTATCGTTACTTTTGATGCTCCTGGATACGAAGACTTAAAATTCAAAGGTGACGATCATGATGATGCACCAGCAGAAGAAGCTAAAGAAGAAGCTTCAACTGAAGAAGTGACTGAAGAAGCAACAGCTCCTGCAGCACAAGCTGATGTTGATCCTAACCGTAAAGTAATTGCTATGCCTTCAGTGCGCAAATATGCTCGTGAAAAAGGTGTAGACATTAAAGCTGTTCCTGGTTCAGGTAAAAACGGACGTATTGTCAAAGATGATATCGATGGCTTCTTATCTGGTGGTTCTACAGCAACTGCTGAAGCTCCAGCTAAAGAGGAAACTGCTTCAGCTGAGCCAAAAGCAGCAGCAGCACAGGCTATTCCTGAAGGCGACCTACCAGAAACTCGCGAGAAAATGAGCGGTATCCGTCGTGCAATCGCAAAAGCTATGGTTAACTCTAAGCACACTGCTCCACACGTAACATTAATGGATGAAATCGATGTAACAGCTCTTGTTGCTCATCGTAAAAAATTCAAAACAGTTGCAGCAGATCAAGGTATTAAATTAACATTCTTACCTTACGTGGTAAAAGCGTTAACTTCAGCACTTAAGAAGTTCCCAGCTCTTAACACTTCAATTGATGATTCTACAGATGAAGTAATTCAAAAACATTACTACAACATCGGTATCGCTGCTGACACTGAAAAAGGTCTGTTAGTACCAGTTGTGAAAAATGCTGATCGTAAATCTGTGTTCGAAATTTCTGATCAAATTAACGACCTTGCTGGAAAAGCACGTGATGGTAAATTAGCTCCTGCTGAAATGAAAGGCGCTTCTTGTACAATCACAAATATCGGTTCTGCTGGTGGACAATGGTTTACTCCTGTTATCAACCACCCAGAAGTTGCAATTCTAGGTATCGGACGTATCGCTGAAAAACCAGTTGTACGCGACGGTGAAATTGTAATTGCTCCAGTATTAGCATTATCACTAAGCTTTGACCACCGTATTATCGATGGCGCAACAGCTCAAAACGCTCTTAACCAAATCAAGCGTTTATTAAATGATCCAGAATTATTATTAATGGAGGCGTAATAAATGGTAGTAGGAGATTTCCCAATCGAAACTGATACTCTTGTCATTGGTGCTGGCCCTGGTGGCTATGTTGCAGCAATTCGTGCAGCTCAATTAGGTCAAAAAGTTACAATCGTAGAAAAAGGTAACCTTGGAGGCGTATGTTTAAACGTTGGTTGTATTCCTTCAAAAGCATTAATCGCTGCAGGTCACCGTTTTGAACACGCTAAACATTCTGAAGACATGGGGATTATCGCTGAGAACGTAACAGTTGATTTCTCTAAAGTTCAAGAATTCAAAAACGGCGTTGTAAACAAACTTACTGGCGGTGTTGAAGGCCTTCTTAAAGGTAACAAAGTTGACATCGTAAAAGGTGAAGCTTACTTCGTTGACAGCGAAACTGTACGTGTAATGGATGAAAATTCAGCACAAACGTACAAATTCAAAAATGCAATCCTTGCAACTGGTTCTCGTCCAATCGAGATCCCTGGATTCAAATTCTCTGAGCGCGTAATTAACTCTACAGGTGCATTAGCGCTTAAAGAAGTTCCTAAAAAATTAGTTGTAATCGGTGGAGGTTACATCGGTACTGAGCTTGGTACTGCTTTTGCTAACTTTGGTACAGAAGTTACATTTGTAGAAGCTGCTGATGAAATTTTAGCTGGTTTTGAAAAACAAATGAGTTCACTTGTTAAACGTAACCTTAAGAAAAAAGGAAACGTTGAAATCTATACAAAAGCAATGGCTAAAGGTGTGGAAGAAACTGCTGACGGCGTACAAGTTACGTTTGAAGTAGGCGGAGAGTCAAAAGTAATCGATGCTGACTACGTATTAGTTACTGTAGGTCGTCGTCCTAACACTGATGAGCTTGGTCTTGAGCAAGTTGGCGTTAAAATGACTGATCGTGGTCTTATCGAAATCGATAACCAAACTCGTACATCTGTAAGCAACATCTTTGCAATTGGTGATATCGTAACTGGACCACCACTTGCACACAAAGCTTCTTACGAAGGTAAAATCGCAGCTGAAGTAATCGCTGGCGAACCTGCTGAAATTGACTACTTAGGAATTCCAGCAGTTGTATTCTCTGAGCCTGAGCTTGCATCTGTAGGTTATACTGAAGCACAAGCGAAAGAAGAAGGATTAGCTGTTAAAGCTTCTAAATTCCCATTTGCTGCTAACGGACGTGCGCTTGCACTTAACGCTGCAGAAGGCTTCTTGAAGCTTATCACTCGTAAAGAAGACGGAGTAGTTGTTGGTGCTCAAATCGCTGGACCTAGCGCATCTGACATGATCGCTGAGCTTGGTCTTGCTATCGAAGCTGGCGTAACAGCTGAAGATATCGCATTAACAATTCACGCTCACCCAACATTAGGTGAAATCACAATGGAAGCTGCAGAAGTAGCTATTGGAAGCCCAATTCACATTGTAAAATAATGTTTTTAAAAAGCTGATGCGTACGCATCAGCTTTTTTTTGATGAAAACGGTTTTCATAAAGTATCAGATGCTTGTCAGACAGTTTTTGCTGCTGGTGAGTATAAATTCTAGAAGAAACATGTAAAAAGCGCTGAGATAGTCTTAAATAAGCTCTAGATGGCATAGATATGAAGTGGGACGTGCTTTTCTTATAGTTAGATACAAATTTGTTCTTTTGGGTAACGAATGAAAAGGCGGCGAAGGAGCTATGAAGACGTATTTCGTTTGGAGCTTGCACATTGTTATTTGGATTGGTTATTCACTGGTTGAATTGCTATCAAAACGTGATCAATTGACATCTAAAATTATTTTATTTTTAGTATTTGCTTATTTAGCTTACGGTATAGCAGAAATGAACGTCAAATCTAAAAGACTGGCACTTATGATGACAGGCACAACTTCAACTGTCTGCTTGACATGTTATCAACTAATTTTATTTTGCACGACGTAAGATTTGATAAAAAAAGCGTTAGCTTATATAAGCTAACGCTTTTTTTATCTTACACAGATTTCTTTTCTTTTTTCAATGAGCCTTCTTCTTTAAATGCTTTCATTAATGAGAAGAACGTTAGCACCAGCACAATTGAGAATGGAAGTGCTGCTATAATCCAGCTGTTTGGAGCGCATCCACACAGCCTGTCCAAAGCAGAATGATTGCTGTTAACGATTGAATTAAGCCCCACGTAAGCTTAATAGAGCCTGAAGGATTTAAATCACCATTTGTTGTCTGAATTCCTATTCTATTTTACATAACATAGTTTCTCATATAACCTTTTTAGCTATACATGAAACCACATGGTTATACATTGTAGTAAAGTTTGTATAAAATGTCTACCCTATTAGTAAGAAAAAGCAGCAAGAGCCCAAATTCTTATTTTTCGTAATTATTTTAAAGTGCTGAAATAGATGTGAAATTAGACGTTATTTTTTCATCTAAATGGGTAGAAATGAAACTTATAGAGATGATGCTAAGCGGTCAGCTTTTTTAAAACAAATATGACATTTATGAGAAAAATATTTTTAATGTGACATACTAATTAGTTGTTGACATATTTAATGTGACATAATAATATAATATTAAGAGTTGTAAAACGCTTACAAAAAAACGGTTAAAGGGGAGTTTACAAAATGGGAACAATCGTATGTCAAACATGTAACTGCACAATTGATCATTTCGAAGATGAGAAAGTGACACGATTATACTCAACATGTAAAAGCGGAGAATGTCAAAAAGCAGATGAAGATTTAGATTAATTCAATAAAAAAAAGGTGCGGAGTTTCGCACCTTTTTTTTATTGAATTGCTTTATGTTCTTTAATTACACGAAATGTTTTTAATTCAAAATCTTCCGGACCCTGCACTGGCAAACCTGCCTCTAAGTTTGTTTCAATGTATGTTAAATTTTCCTCAGTGATGATTTCCCCAGGAATAAAAATAGGAATACCAGGAGGATAGACCATCACAAATTCTGCAATAATACGACCTGCTGACTCGTGAAAAGGTACTACTTCGGTTTCAGCGTAAAAAGCATCACGAGGTGTTAAAGCCAGTACAGGAATATCAGGTAATAAAATAGCCGGTTTTGCCGTTGTCTCAGAAAGGTAATGGAATTTTGCGGATAACTCACGCAGAGCTGTGACCAGGCGTGAAAGATCTTCTTCTGTATCTCCAGGCGTGATAATACATAGAATATTATACAGGTCAGACATTTCGACTTCGATATTATGAGCTTCACGCATCCATTTTTCTACGTCATACCCCGTAATTCCTAAATCTGAAACAGAAATAATTAATTTAGTAGGGTCTAAATCATACGTAGCTTTTGTGCCTAAGATTTCTCTGCCTATACATCGGATATGTTCAATTGTATTAATTTCTTTTCGTGCTTTTTCAGCAAGAGAAATTGCACGTTCAGCCAGATCTTTTCCTTCTGTAGCTAAACGTTTTCGTGCAACATCTAAAGAAGCCAGAAGCAGATAAGATGTTGATGTTGTTGTCAGCATGCTTAAAATAGACTGTACACGTTTTGGAGAAATTAAGCCTTCGCGTATGTTTAGAATTGAACTTTGTGTCATAGAGCCGCCTAATTTATGCACGCTTGTTGCTGCCATATCTGCACCGGCCTGCATAGCAGACAGAGGCAAATCATCATGGAAGTGAATATGAACGCCGTGAGCTTCATCAACAAGTACAGGCACTTGATACGAGTGGGCAATTTCTACGATTTTACGAAGGTCTCCTGAAATTCCAAAATAAGTTGGATTGATAACAAGTACTGCTTTTGCTTCAGGGTGCTGCTTTAAGGCTTTTTCTACAGAGTCCGATGTAATACCGTGAGAAATGCCAAGATTTTCGTCAATTTCAGGATGAATAAAAATAGGCGTAGCTCCTGAAAAAACAATCGCACTCATAACAGATTTATGCACGTTTCTAGGAACGATAATTTTATCTCCGGGTCCACATGTTGCCATAACCATTGCCATAATTGCTCCGCTCGTTCCTTGAACAGAGAAAAAAGTATGATCAGCACCAAATGCTTCTGCAGCTAAATCCTGCGCTTGTTTAATAATGCCTTTTGGCTGGTGAAGGTCATCAAGAGGACCGATATTAATTAAATCAATGGACAAAGCATCATCGCCAATAAATGAGCGGAATTCAGGATCCATTCCATTTCCTTTTTTATGTCCAGGGATATGGAATTGTGTTGGGTTTTTCTTAGCGTGATTAACTAATCCAGTAAATAATGGAGTTGAAAATTGAGAAGACAACTTTGCTATACACCTCTTTTATCATAAATTGTCAGTCCCTCTAAGCAAAGCTTAGAGGGACTTTGATTGTTTTTTTATCAAATTACAGCATTCAATTTTATATACAAAAAGCAGCGGCTGGTGAATTCTACATATTAAAATATCAGACCTTATATAAATGAATGAAACGTGTATGTTTACTACTGTTTGATAATATAAATACAAATTTTAGTTAAAAAAATACAAGTAATTGTAAACTGCTTATTACTCATTATTTTATAGTTCTTTATGTTTTGAAAATCCCCATAAAACAAAAGAATTATAGCACTTATTAAACCATTTGCAAAGATATTTTAAAGAGAAAATAAAAAGAAAAAAAAGGAGCATTTCTTTTGTGTGAAAAGAGAATAAATTTTGTGTACATTATAGATTGTGATAGAGTTAAGAATATAGATATACATAGATTGAAGAAATAAATGGAGTGATGAGAAGTGGAATATCAATACCCTATCTCCCTTGATTGGAGTACAGAAGAAATTGTTGATGTAGTGAAGTTTTTTGAAAGCATTGAACGAGCTTATGAAAAAGGTATTGAGCGCGATCAGCTAATGGCAGTCTATCGCCGATTTAAAGAAATTGTGCCAAGTAAAGCAGAAGAAAAAACAATCTGCAACGATTTTGAAGACCAAAGCAAATACTCTTCTTATCGAACGATTCAAAAAGCAAAGACTGCTTCTTCTGGAGACATCATAAAAATGTAAAAAATGGAGCCAAGCTTGGCTCCATTTTTTTTATATCAATTCGTTAAAATTATGCATATGCTTTTTTAGTTAGTTCATATAATGGAGTTACCGTATGAAATGTTTGTTCAATACGAGCTATCCATTCTTCGCCGTTCATTGCAATTGCTTCTTCTTTTGGAATTGTAATGCCGCATAGGATCTCAGCTTTTTTAACCGTCTCTAGACGCTCAAACAAACTCTCTAAGTCTTCAGAAGATAAGTCGTCCATTTTTTCACTATCAGGTTTTGTATGATCTTTCGACCAAACAAAAGAGGCTGGGATATTTTGACGAATCTCCTCAATATTTTGTTTTAGCAGCTTTCCAAATTGTTCTTTAATAGGTGATTCGTAAATGACGGCGAACCACACAAAGACGTGTGTTTCCCAAAGGCCAATTTGAAAATGAGGGAGCTTTTTGTACCCGCGTTTACTGTTAGCAAAGGCTACCCACGTATCTGCTGGCGGGTTAACTGTTCTTCGTGCATGCTTGGCAATGTGTACGAACATTTCATCTCCACAAAGTGAAGAAAGAGTAGGAGCAAAATGATTGCTCAATTGTTTCAATTTTGGGCGTATCGTTGTCTTGATGGCTTCCATACGTGCATCAAGCCCCTCGATACGGAATACGTTAAAGTCATCTTGTGAAAATCCTGAGAATGCCATGTGAAACCTCCGTTTTTTAGTGAATATGTATAGCTGCTGTGCATCTATGCAAGTAAGTATGATTTACGCGAAGATTCTACCACAGGAAAAGCATAAATACCAATTAATTCGCATATGCTTGTCAAAACGTGTCTATCATTTTTTTATAGGTAATCACACAATTTAGTTACATGAGATTAGGTTTCGACATAGACTATATCAATCAAAATATCTGAAAATTTAGTTTTCTATAAGCGGGTTCAATAATTTGAGAGGGGTGTTTGAAACATGAAACAAGTGGTGAATATGTATAAGAAGAATGATGGACAAAAAAGATTAGGTGTAATTCGTTTGGAGTTAGATTACGAGTTAGCGACGTTATATGAAGCCATGATGGAGAATAATGAGGAACAAAAACAAAAATGTAAGCGAAAGCTCGAGAAACTTCGTGAAGAAATGATATCTCTTCAATAGCAGATACGGGAATAAAATAGAACAAATAAGGGTAAACTGTAAAAAAGGGTTAAATTGAATGAGCAGATTCATAAGTGGTAACAGAGCACGTGGGAGAAGAAGCGGCAGTTCTTCTCCCACGTGCTCTGTTAATTGACATCTTACGGAGGTTTTCTTAAGCTTAAATAAGAGACGTATTTTTGAGGGGGAATTGAGATGACACAATGCTGGAAAGAAATTGATACATACGTTAAAGAGTGGCTAAAAGAAGCTGGACAAAAAATTCAACAGTCGTTTAGTAAAGAACTTCTCATTCAAACGAAATCGAATCCAAATGATTTAGTAACAAATATGGATAAAGAAATTGAACAGTTTTTTATCTCGAAAATCAATGAAACATTTCCGGAACATCATATTCTTGGAGAAGAAGGATATGGAGAAGAGCTTGAATCCGAAGAAGGAACGATTTGGATTATCGATCCAATCGACGGTACAATGAACTTTGTTCATCAGCAGCGAAATTTTGCTATTTCCATCGGTATATTTGAAAATGGTGTAGGACAAGCAGGTTATATTTATGATGTTATTCATAATGAGCTGTATCATGCTTTAAAAGGACACGGCGCGTTTATGAATGACATTGAATTGCCGAAACTTGAACCTGTACCAGTTGAACAAGCTATTATTAGCCTAAATGCAACATGGGTGACGGAGAATCGTCGTATTGACCCTTCTGTATTAAGTCCGCTCGTGCGTAAAGTAAGAGGGACTCGCTCATATGGATCCGCAGCTATTGAGCTTGCTTACGTAGCGGCTGGACGCTTGGATGGATATATTACTTTACGTTTGGCTCCATGGGACTTTGCTGCCGGTAAAGTGTTGATTGAAGAAGTTGGAGGAGTTATGACGGATTTAGAAGGAAAGCCGTTAGAGATTCTGGAAAAAAGCAGTGTGTTTGTAAGCAAACCAACATTACATGACGAAATTTTTCGTACGTACCTTGAAGGAAAGTGGAAAAAATAAAATAGAAGTGAAGACTTACGTGGAGTCAAAGAGTTTTGTGATGAAAAAACGTCATGAACCATTTTGATGTTGCAAATGGCCATGACGCTTTCAATCATCGCAAAAAAATTATAGCTGCCCTTTTTCTCGCATTTTTTTCTTAGTCGTAAAGCCAAAACCCATTACAACAATTAAAGCTACGATAGCTAAAATGACCCCGAGAGCGCTTCCTTCTCCGATAAATATGCCAATTGACATAATTGCTGCAGTTGCGATGAATGCATATAAAACGAATACCCACTTAATGTTTCTCATGTTGATTCCTCCCATTTGTAACGGATATTTATAGTGTACAACAAAATCATTCGGCAATTCTAGAGTTAGTGTGATATAATAGCTTAGTTATTACAAGCATAGGAGTGAAATGCGTGAACATTCGTAAAGATTTACGTAATATTGCCATTATTGCCCATGTAGACCATGGGAAAACAACGTTAGTAGATAAATTATTACATCAGTCCGGAACATTCCGTACTAATGAGCATGTTGAAGAACGTGCGATGGATTCAAATGACCTTGAGCGTGAGCGTGGAATTACAATTTTAGCGAAAAACACAGCTATTAATTATAAAGATACGCGTATCAACATCATGGATACGCCAGGACATGCTGACTTCGGTGGAGAAGTTGAGCGTATTATGAAAATGGTAGACGGTGTTCTACTTGTAGTAGATGCATACGAAGGATGTATGCCTCAAACGCGCTTTGTATTGAAAAAAGCATTAGAGCAAAACTTAACGCCGATTGTTGTTGTCAATAAAATCGACCGTGACTTTGCTCGTCCAACTGAAGTAGTTGATGAAGTAATTGACTTATTTATTGAACTAGGTGCAAGCGAGGAACAAATTGAGTTCCCTGTTGTTTATGCTTCAGCAATCAACGGAACAGCTAGCACGAACCCTGAAAAGCAAGATGAGAACATGTCATCTCTATTTGACTCAATCATTGAGCACATTCCAGCACCAGTAGACAACAGCGACGAACCACTTCAATTCCAAGTGGCAATGCTTGACTACAATGACTATCTTGGTCGTATCGGTGTAGGTCGCGTATTCCGCGGAACAATGAAAGTAGGCCAGCAAGTTGCATTAATGAAGCTTGATGGTACGGTAAAACAATTCCGCGTAACAAAATTATTCGGTTTCCTAGGCTTAAAGCGTGTTGAAATCGAAGAAGCAAAAGCAGGAGACTTGATCGCTGTATCAGGAATGGAAGACATCAACGTAGGTGAAACAGTATGTCCGTTTGACCACCAAGATGCACTGCCAATTTTACGTATTGATGAACCTACTTTACAAATGACGTTCTTAGTAAACAATTCACCGTTTGCTGGTCGTGAAGGTAAGTTTGTTACATCTCGTAAAATTGAAGAGCGCTTAATGTCTGAACTTGAGACAGATGTAAGTTTACGCGTGGAAAATACTGATTCACCGGATGTATGGGTCGTTTCAGGACGTGGAGAACTTCATTTATCTATTTTAATTGAAAATATGCGTCGTGAAGGATATGAGATTCAAGTATCAAAACCTGAAGTAATCGTTCGTGAAATTGATGGCGTTCGCTGTGAGCCAGTTGAACGTGTTCAAATCGACGTGCCTGAAGAACATACAGGTTCTATTATGGAATCAATGGGTGCTCGTAAAGGCGAAATGGTTGATATGATTAACAACGGCAGTGGTCAAGTTCGTCTAATCTTCATGGTTCCTGCACGTGGTTTAATCGGTTATACAACTGAGTTCTTATCGTTAACTCGTGGATTCGGTATCATTAACCATTCATTTGATAGCTACCAACCAATGCAGCAAGGTCAAGTTGGAGGTCGCCGTCAAGGTGTGCTTGTTTCTATGGAAAGCGGTAAATCATCTACTTATGGAATCCAAGGCGTAGAAGACCGC
This sequence is a window from Priestia aryabhattai. Protein-coding genes within it:
- a CDS encoding inositol monophosphatase family protein codes for the protein MTQCWKEIDTYVKEWLKEAGQKIQQSFSKELLIQTKSNPNDLVTNMDKEIEQFFISKINETFPEHHILGEEGYGEELESEEGTIWIIDPIDGTMNFVHQQRNFAISIGIFENGVGQAGYIYDVIHNELYHALKGHGAFMNDIELPKLEPVPVEQAIISLNATWVTENRRIDPSVLSPLVRKVRGTRSYGSAAIELAYVAAGRLDGYITLRLAPWDFAAGKVLIEEVGGVMTDLEGKPLEILEKSSVFVSKPTLHDEIFRTYLEGKWKK
- the typA gene encoding translational GTPase TypA; translation: MNIRKDLRNIAIIAHVDHGKTTLVDKLLHQSGTFRTNEHVEERAMDSNDLERERGITILAKNTAINYKDTRINIMDTPGHADFGGEVERIMKMVDGVLLVVDAYEGCMPQTRFVLKKALEQNLTPIVVVNKIDRDFARPTEVVDEVIDLFIELGASEEQIEFPVVYASAINGTASTNPEKQDENMSSLFDSIIEHIPAPVDNSDEPLQFQVAMLDYNDYLGRIGVGRVFRGTMKVGQQVALMKLDGTVKQFRVTKLFGFLGLKRVEIEEAKAGDLIAVSGMEDINVGETVCPFDHQDALPILRIDEPTLQMTFLVNNSPFAGREGKFVTSRKIEERLMSELETDVSLRVENTDSPDVWVVSGRGELHLSILIENMRREGYEIQVSKPEVIVREIDGVRCEPVERVQIDVPEEHTGSIMESMGARKGEMVDMINNGSGQVRLIFMVPARGLIGYTTEFLSLTRGFGIINHSFDSYQPMQQGQVGGRRQGVLVSMESGKSSTYGIQGVEDRGTIFVEPGTEVYEGMIVGEHTRENDIVVNICKMKQMTNMRSANKDQTTGMKKPRIMSLEQSLEYLNEDEYCEITPESIRLRKKILDKNEREKAAKKKKYADTK
- a CDS encoding YlaF family protein, which translates into the protein MRNIKWVFVLYAFIATAAIMSIGIFIGEGSALGVILAIVALIVVMGFGFTTKKKMREKGQL
- a CDS encoding YktB family protein translates to MAFSGFSQDDFNVFRIEGLDARMEAIKTTIRPKLKQLSNHFAPTLSSLCGDEMFVHIAKHARRTVNPPADTWVAFANSKRGYKKLPHFQIGLWETHVFVWFAVIYESPIKEQFGKLLKQNIEEIRQNIPASFVWSKDHTKPDSEKMDDLSSEDLESLFERLETVKKAEILCGITIPKEEAIAMNGEEWIARIEQTFHTVTPLYELTKKAYA